DNA sequence from the Bacillus pumilus genome:
GTCAGAAGTGATTTTTCATGATATTGGTCTTCTGCCAGCTTTTCAGAATGATGGACAGCTAATAGAAAAGAAAATCACCATTCGCTCCATACAACAGCTAGATCCAGACGCCATCTTCCTCTACTTGCATAAGGAGCCAAAAACCCTTGCTTTTTATCAAAAGTTAAAGCAACAGGAAGATTGGCAAAATCTCAAAGCTGTGACGCAACAAGCAGTCTATCCACTAGCATCTGACCCTTGGCGTGAATACACAGCAGCCAGTCATAAACGAGTCATTCAGGACCTTTTATCTTTTTTTCCGTAAAAAGTCCATCATTTGACAGAGAATTGTCTATGGATAAAAGGACAAAAGCCTAATACAATCTTTAATTGAGAACAATTATCAGTTAAAGGAGAAAACAAATGAAAAAATGGTTAGCATTGCTTATCCTTTGTATCATGACGATCACCACAGCTGCCTGTGGTGCTGCAGAAAATAAACCTGCTTCAAACACAACCAAAAGCAAGTCAGCTGAAATAGCAGAAACAAACATCAATTACTTAGATCAAACGTACAAACTCAAAACGCCAGTGAAACGAATTGTCATTGCTGGAAGCCTAGAATCAATGGAAGATGCCAAATTACTTAATATCGAGCCTATTGGTGCTTCTACAGTAGGCGGCACATTCCCTGAATTATTTAAAGACATCACAGCGAAAACAGAAGGCATCGGTGAAAAAACAGAACCGAATCTAGAAAAAATCTTAAAACTAAAACCAGACGTGATACTCGGATCAACAAAGTTTCCACCTGCAACAATTAAAAAATTGGATAAAGTCCAAACAACGATCCCAGTATCCCATGTCTCTTCTGACTGGGAAAGCAATCTTTTATTGCTCGGTACACTTACTGGAAAAAGTGAAGAAGCGAAAAACATCATTTCTGATTATCAGAAAGACCTCAAACAAGCGAAAGAAACCCTGAAAGACAAAAGCAGCAACAAAACAGCTGTCATTTTACGCATTAGACAAGGCGACCTGTACGTGTACCCTGAAGACGTATACTTCAACTCTACCTTATATGGGGACTTAGGATTTACAGCACCAAGTGATATCAAAAAAGCCAAAGCACAAGCATTGATTTCATTGGAGCGCCTGGGCGAACTCAATCCTGACTATATTTTCGTTCAGTTCTCTAAAGAGGAAAACTCATCGAAACCTAACGCATTAAAGGACTTAGAGGAAAATAAAATTTGGACAAGCCTAAAAGCTGTGAAAAATGGGCACATCAATGAAAAT
Encoded proteins:
- a CDS encoding ABC transporter substrate-binding protein; the encoded protein is MKKWLALLILCIMTITTAACGAAENKPASNTTKSKSAEIAETNINYLDQTYKLKTPVKRIVIAGSLESMEDAKLLNIEPIGASTVGGTFPELFKDITAKTEGIGEKTEPNLEKILKLKPDVILGSTKFPPATIKKLDKVQTTIPVSHVSSDWESNLLLLGTLTGKSEEAKNIISDYQKDLKQAKETLKDKSSNKTAVILRIRQGDLYVYPEDVYFNSTLYGDLGFTAPSDIKKAKAQALISLERLGELNPDYIFVQFSKEENSSKPNALKDLEENKIWTSLKAVKNGHINENVVDPMLQGGTALSKTTFLDKAVKWLEKNN